The following DNA comes from Drosophila subpulchrella strain 33 F10 #4 breed RU33 unplaced genomic scaffold, RU_Dsub_v1.1 Primary Assembly Seq357, whole genome shotgun sequence.
TGGAACTAATATTGAGGTCTACTATAGAATACAACAGGTCGCTACATTCGGTCACAGAGTCTAGGCCGATAGAGGTCATCCACGCAAGCAGCGATGAGATGAAGCTGGCAATTAAAGCCAAGATTGACAAAGCACAACAATCCAACCTAGATAGGGTTAATCCTTCTAGGCAAAACAGAGTCTTCGAAGTCGGCGAAAGAGTACACCTTCGCAACAACAAAAGATTAGGGAATAAATTGACACCGCTTTATTCAGAAGAGCGTGTAGAAGCAGATCTGGGAACATCTGTTCTCATTAAGGGGAGGGTGGTTCATAAGGACAACATTAGGTAGGCACTCCACTCGCCACATTCGCCCTTATATTAAAACCCAATCTTTGCTAAATTCCCACAGGCTCTCCATTATATGCATCATACTGCTGTCCACCGCGAGCACGAGAATCACTGATTTCTCGCACGCTAAATACATCCCGGTGCTAGATGGCAATGTCTTAATATGGGAACAGTACGGCCTGGTCAGGCACTCGACAAATCTGTCCGAGTTTGCCATCATTATCGACTCCACAATCAAAATGCTAGAACTGTTCCCACAGTCCCATATGAAGAAGCTGCTGGAAGTGGACATTGAGCATGCTCAAAACCTATTGGAGGAACTAAAGATACACCATAGAATGGCCAGGAGCCTTGATTTTTTGGGCTCAATCCTTAAGGTCGTAGCGGGTACACCCGACGCGGAAGATTTAAGTAGAATCAACACCAATCAAGCGTCGCTTATCGAGGCTAATAACAGACAGGTTGTAATTAACACAGAGACACAGAAACAAGATACTCAGGGAGAAGAGGGACGGGCTTGTCGACTCAGGCCATTTGTATGAAACACTTCTTGCCAGGAATAGAATGTTAATATCAGAAATCCAGAATTGCATGATCACCATCACTCTTGCTAAAAATAATATCATCAATCCTACCATTTTTAATCACAATGACCTAAAGGCTATTTTCGACGAACAGCTAACAGAGGTCCCTATAGTTAGCCTTATGGATGTATCTAAGATTAAAATTCTTCAAAATAATGTTCTTGTCCACGTTATAGTCCAGTATCCTAGAGTTAAGCGTATTTGTAAAAAGGTCCTGCTCTTCCCTGTTGCACATTACCATACTATGCTACAAATAGAAAACAACATCGTGGCTGAATGTGATGACGGAATCCTAGCAGTCTCAGATTGCACTTCTACCAATTTGGCCACATTTTGCAAAAAAGCGCCCCAAGACACCTGTGCCAAGCAGTTACATGCAGGCGGGGCGGCTACATGCCGGACGCGGCCCAGCAATCTGGAACCCCTTACAATTGTGGACGACGGAGTAATTATCATTAATGAGAAACTGAAGAGGATTACCATCGATGACGGTCCCACAACGACCATAATAGGGACCCACCTCATTACTTTTGAGAGAAAGGCGGTGATCAACGACTCCGTATATTTGAACCTCAACCACTCAGTGAATATGAGCCCGGGTATTGCGGCCTCCCCCTTAATTAACATCACGGGACACGATCACATACTGAGTCTACCATTGCTACAGCGGATGAACGAGCATAACCTGCGTTTACTGCAGGAGCTACGGGATGACGTGTCGGATGGAGGTTCCCCGAGGATTTGGTTCGCCGCAGGAGTTGCCGTCAGCCTCATGCTATGCGGCTTGGTCCTGCTCCAACAACACTGCAGGCGCAAACGAGAGGCAGCCCAGCTACAAAAGTCCATCGACGAACTGGCTGTCACCGAGGACGGCGTCCAATTTAAGGGGGGAGTAGTTAACAACCAACCCCCAGCTTAGGCTGAGCAGGCCAGTTTCTTACTTACCTTATTAATGTTAATCATTTATCATGTTTACCATTCTCTAGTATTAATcactttttattattatcaatattattattacatttcTCCCTCATGCATGGTCCACCCTAAATCGGGTCCGACTTATTGGCCCTAGAGCTGAGCCAGCACATTGTACCATTCCGAGCCGTGGCTCCTTTTCATTGGCTGACAACAATCGTATGACTTTTGCAAAATGTGCAAGGTCAGCGGTCTGCCACGGGCATCCGGCTATGCATGAGTTTTTGTTCAATCttaagtttagttttaatttggATTTGAAATAAAGAGCTCCAGCTCGTTCATAAAACTCCGGCCTTAGCCgttatattattttgattatcGAATTTGGTTATCGTGCCTTAAGGGCCGTGACATCGGAGATAAGTATCTCCCACCGTATACTTCGGAAGAAGCAAGGGAGTCGAAGCTACCACCCGACTCCGATGTGGCTGCCAATCTTGGTGGCCGCCAACAATCAATCAGCGGGCAGTACTCTACTGCCATCCCCCTACGGATATATCACCTACCGGCTCTACCCCTGCCGCGGAGGAGCCGCCAGCCGGCACggataattaaataatttacacAACATCCATGGCTGTGACAGTCTTCCTCTTGGCGTGTTCGGTGTAGGTGACGGCATCGCGGATAACGTTCTCCAAGAACACCTTCAGAACGCCCACGTGTTTCCTCGTAAATGAGTCCCGAGATGCGCTTCACACCGCCGCGACGAGCCAAACGGCGGATTGCTGGCTTAGTGATACCCTGGATGTTATCTCGCAGCACTTTGCGATGACGCTTGGCGCCTCCTTTTCCCAAGCCTTTGCCTCCTTTACCGCGACCAGTCATATTTCACTATTTTCTACTGTTAACACACTGCACGAAACGAAAGTCACTGAAGAACTAATTCCTGATTTTCGACGCACTCttatttatacctaaaaccccAGAAACACGAGCGAGTCCGAACGATATGTGCGTCCCGCTCTTCGCTCACCGCTCTCTGCTCGACAAGTGAGATGGCCTCTGCTTCCCTCTCTTTTCAACCCTCCTCGTTTTGCTATATAAGTAGGTAGCAAATGCAGCTATCgtttattgtgttttgaaACGTGAAGTGAACGTGAACTCGAAAATGGCCCGTACCAAGCAAACCGCTCGGAAATCGACTGGTGGCAAGGCGCCACGCAAACAACTGGCTACTAAGGCCGCTCGCAAGAGCGCACCAGCCACCGGAGGCGTGAAGAAGCCCCATCGGTATCGCCCTGGAACTGTTGCCCTGCGTGAGATCCGTCGATACCAGAAGAGTACCGAGCTCCTGATCCGCAAGCTGCCTTTCCAGCGTCTGGTGCGTGAAATCGCTCAGGACTTCAAGACTGACCTGCGATTCCAGAGCTCGGCAGTGATGGCTCTGCAGGAAGCTAGCGAGGCCTATCTGGTTGGCCTCTTTGAAGATACCAACTTGTGCGCCATTCATGCCAAGCGTGTCACCATCATGCCCAAAGACATCCAGTTGGCCCGTCGCATTCGCGGCGAGCGTGCTTAAGTGTGCGTGCTGCCAATGCGCTAACATACTTTGTACAAatcggtccttttcaggaccacAAATTACAGTCAATGAGATACTAATTTTTATCTGCAGGCTTCaacgttaaaataaaaaaataacttttcgACTCGTTCCTTCGTAAGTGGAGTTAATAATTGTATGTAACTTTTTGTGATTTGATAGAAATTAGAAttgataaaatcaataaatattggatTGGGTGGGGTTTTTAATGCGATGGAGCTGCTATGCGGCAGGGATGGTCAAGACTTTCAAGCAtcagaaaaaaactaaaaaatattacatgcgAGATGAACAAAAATTAGCTAGGCTTGTGAATCTATTTgcttaataaaacataaacagatttaaaaatacattttttatattttctttttaatgttaaGTGCAACCTCcacgatatttttatatgggacacaaaaaaaactgcttataggtatatatattcctgaatttatatatcgttttttgtaatattagatttatttaatagattaGATTCAATTTGATTGTACTTTTGGTATTATCacgtttttcaaaaaatttcgTTATAAATGTCGGCATGTTTTTAGAAAGGGAGGGTTATGTGGGACAACCACGATCAACATTAGACATTCAAGCAtcaacaaaaaatcgaaaaacttttaaacgctatctgaaaataaatcatatgcgttaatgaatgcataatgctttataaaaaacaagaaaaatattattaagtatattttttagatttttttctttaatgttAACTTGAGTGCGGCCTCAATGGGATTCATACATGAAACACATATTagcaaattttgtaaaaactgcTTATAAACATGCATCCAATGCTGTACTGTCTTGAGCAAAGACATGATATATCTAAGAAAACAtcgaataaatacaatattttaaaagatttatatttgtaacagTCAGAAAACCATTGCCGAATGTAGCTTGATAGCCAACTTCGTACGTAGCCAAGGGACAACTTGgaacaagtaataaaatacctaaactaatgataagtaaatataattgtagtacttatttaagtaaaaggttcaaatttattttttcattagcaagttacaaaatatttttaagatatcatattttaaaatgggtttttaagaaaattgctCATGTTACGAATGTCTATGTTGAAGTTGATAAGGCAATAAAAGGTCGCAAAAACAAGATACTtacattttgaaaacattaGCTGCTTAATAGATCATTTAAGaatgtaaaacaataaaaagattgttaagttttagaatcttaagcactaaaaataagaaaatatgtttgcacttcaaacaaataatagcagaGCAAATGCCTGATGCCAGGCGCACAGTTAAAGTGCTCTCCTCCTTGATTCTCATCCGAACGAAGGAGGTTGGTAATAAGCGCGCGGCCCATTTTCTATAcgaaaaagtgtattttagtgaagaaaaatgtctgattcTGCAGTTGCAACGTCCGCTTCCCCAGTGGCTGGCGCCCGTCAGTGTCAGTTGAGAAGAAGGTGGCCACCAAGAAGGCATCTGGATCCGCTGCCCAAAGGTGAAAAGGGCTGCTGCCCCGCCATCGCATACGccaactcaacaaatggtgGACGCATCCATCAAGAATTTGAAGGAACGTGGCGGCTCATCGCTTCTGGCAATTAAGAAATACATCACTGCCACCTATAAATGCGATGCCCAGAAGCTGGCTCCATTCATCAAGAAATACTTGAAATCGGCCGTGGTCAATGGAAAGCTGATCCAAACAAAGGGAAAAGGGCGTCTGGCTCATTTAAACTGTCGGCCTCCGCCAAGAAGGATCCGAAGCCGAAGCCTGCGTCTGCTGAGAAGAAGGTGAAAAGCAAGAAGGTAGCCGTCAAGAAGACCGGATCCACCGCCAAGAAAGCTGCCGCCGGAGCTGACGAGAAGAAGCCCAAGGCTAAGAAGGCTGTTACCACCAAAAAGACCGCAGAGAAGaagaaaaccgaaaaggcGAAGGCCAAGGATGCCAAGAAAACTGGAACCGTAAAGGCGAAGCCAACAGCAGCGAAGGCCAAGTCGATCGCAGCGAAGCCGAAGGC
Coding sequences within:
- the LOC119561447 gene encoding histone H3; the encoded protein is MARTKQTARKSTGGKAPRKQLATKAARKSAPATGGVKKPHRYRPGTVALREIRRYQKSTELLIRKLPFQRLVREIAQDFKTDLRFQSSAVMALQEASEAYLVGLFEDTNLCAIHAKRVTIMPKDIQLARRIRGERA
- the LOC119561508 gene encoding histone H1-like, encoding MVDASIKNLKERGGSSLLAIKKYITATYKCDAQKLAPFIKKYLKSAVKDPKPKPASAEKKVKSKKVAVKKTGSTAKKAAAGADEKKPKAKKAVTTKKTAEKKKTEKAKAKDAKKTGTVKAKPTAAKAKSIAAKPKAAKAPKAKPAASAKPKKAVKKAAAPATAKKPKAKTTAAKK